A stretch of Metabacillus sp. FJAT-52054 DNA encodes these proteins:
- a CDS encoding LytTR family DNA-binding domain-containing protein — MRTLRIVIADDKLESLEIIQHYIDQSEDFKVEGICRDGLELIEKIQYSSPDLILADINMPKKNGIDAIKECLQINPDLKFIFITGYDDYAVEAFNLSAVDYIVKPVKPVRLFTALYKAKNLLERHAVSLPSPHKRLSLKSAGSIYYIPFNDIIFIEKLGKKCFVHTPSQVYETYEGIKTLYERLDHSFFLSHRSYAINLNRVSHITPRNETYQVFFSGYLHHAYISKLKINEFHSKLSLFI, encoded by the coding sequence ATGCGTACGTTAAGGATCGTAATTGCAGATGATAAGCTTGAGTCTTTGGAAATTATTCAGCACTACATTGATCAATCAGAGGATTTTAAAGTGGAAGGCATCTGCAGAGACGGACTTGAGCTTATTGAAAAAATCCAGTATTCAAGTCCAGACCTGATCCTGGCTGATATTAACATGCCTAAAAAGAATGGAATTGACGCCATTAAAGAGTGTCTGCAAATCAATCCTGATTTGAAATTTATCTTCATCACAGGATACGATGATTATGCAGTTGAAGCTTTTAACTTATCTGCTGTGGACTATATCGTAAAGCCGGTTAAACCGGTCAGGCTGTTTACAGCTCTATATAAAGCGAAAAATTTGCTGGAACGCCATGCTGTTTCTCTGCCGTCCCCGCATAAACGGCTGAGTCTTAAATCTGCAGGCTCCATTTATTACATTCCCTTTAACGATATTATTTTCATAGAAAAGCTCGGGAAGAAATGCTTTGTTCATACGCCCAGCCAGGTTTATGAAACATATGAGGGCATTAAAACCCTCTATGAGCGCCTGGATCATTCATTTTTCCTCAGCCACCGCTCTTATGCGATTAATTTAAACCGTGTGTCTCATATTACTCCCAGAAATGAAACCTACCAGGTATTCTTCAGCGGGTACTTACATCATGCTTACATTTCTAAATTAAAGATTAATGAATTCCATTCTAAATTATCTTTATTTATTTAA
- the fliS gene encoding flagellar export chaperone FliS has protein sequence MAVNNPYQAYQQNSVTTASPGELTLMLYNGCLKFIKQARTAMEQKQIEAKNTSLLKAQKIIQELMVTLNMDLEVSKNMMSLYEYMNRRLMEANLGNDTSILDEVEGYVTEFRDTWKQVIQMNRQAQFKQGGSV, from the coding sequence TTGGCAGTAAATAACCCATACCAGGCTTATCAGCAAAATTCTGTGACGACCGCATCCCCTGGCGAATTGACTCTCATGCTGTATAATGGCTGTTTAAAATTTATTAAACAAGCGCGTACGGCTATGGAACAAAAGCAGATCGAAGCAAAAAATACGAGTCTTCTAAAAGCGCAAAAAATCATCCAAGAGCTTATGGTGACATTAAACATGGACCTTGAAGTTTCTAAAAATATGATGTCCCTTTATGAATATATGAACCGCCGTCTTATGGAAGCAAACCTTGGAAATGATACAAGCATTCTGGATGAAGTAGAAGGGTATGTAACCGAATTCCGCGATACATGGAAGCAAGTAATCCAGATGAACCGCCAAGCGCAATTCAAGCAGGGCGGCTCTGTTTAA
- a CDS encoding flagellar protein FliT, with protein MSSVFEVHTLTAQLLNLLDQPAKQDERETLIGQIDNKLNEREAAMKQIAAPFTDREKEQLHEINEWNKEIVEKMSIVKTIIQADMQRLKKTKDGANKYVNPYQSVQADGMFYDKRK; from the coding sequence ATGAGCTCTGTATTTGAGGTTCACACCCTTACAGCACAGCTCCTGAATTTGCTTGACCAGCCTGCAAAACAGGATGAACGGGAGACCTTGATTGGGCAAATCGACAACAAGCTTAATGAGCGGGAAGCTGCCATGAAGCAAATTGCAGCACCATTTACAGACCGCGAAAAGGAACAGCTTCATGAGATTAATGAGTGGAACAAAGAGATCGTTGAGAAAATGAGCATAGTGAAAACCATCATCCAGGCAGACATGCAGCGCTTGAAAAAAACCAAGGATGGGGCGAACAAATACGTAAATCCCTATCAGTCTGTTCAAGCGGATGGAATGTTTTATGATAAACGGAAATAA
- a CDS encoding HD domain-containing phosphohydrolase — MRKTSLELLQPGIILAEDIYADQTLIVKKGTLTDSYLVEKLKKWGVTQVLALHPASELKPALMTLIQSIPSEGNTHYEQTIQDLFFGSLLKITDDKRYGISLNLNESIYLLLTYFTEIMKIDSIYSKMLQLKNNDINTFLHSVDVFILFTLLAKKMNLPDLEQQSKSALVHDIGKADLPGMLLLKQDKLTKLEFDIIKTHPLLGYDYLKGHSETAGYAELAKVHHERMDGSGYPDGLLAEDLSLASRILMIADVYSALTLKRMYRAPLPAEEALATLSRDAHLYDQEVLKQFMHLLHIYPAGTEVVLTNGWTCAVKGHTPNFPFLLSLENLESGELFHIPPDFSLKVENILDWSGAEKSVSKKIRWEHFISELVSGNKEMAFTHFEALADGMRVEDIYRLILCKAAMELAQSYKDRFLSRTSLHIADDILCHILNKKRECYSSMISNRLKVMTVFIESETFHFPCMMFNDFFTANGWETVKHLGSEPQEIAELAGKRKLKYICFTVTNKYSLATVTALADALKAINPNVILMIFKEFYTTEPIEKGAADFLASSPEMAVQRLSLLENPDFWQRHFSEKFTAADGE; from the coding sequence ATGAGAAAAACATCATTAGAGCTGCTCCAACCAGGAATCATATTGGCAGAGGATATTTATGCAGACCAAACATTGATTGTTAAAAAAGGAACCTTGACGGACTCTTATTTAGTTGAAAAGCTGAAAAAATGGGGAGTAACTCAAGTTCTGGCATTACATCCGGCAAGTGAATTAAAACCTGCGCTTATGACCCTTATTCAGAGCATTCCTTCTGAAGGCAATACCCATTATGAACAAACCATTCAAGATCTATTTTTTGGATCGCTTTTGAAAATAACAGATGATAAACGCTATGGAATTTCACTGAATCTTAATGAATCCATTTATCTTCTTTTAACCTATTTTACAGAAATTATGAAAATAGATTCCATCTATTCAAAAATGCTTCAGCTGAAGAACAATGATATAAACACCTTCCTGCATTCAGTGGATGTATTTATCCTGTTTACCCTGCTGGCTAAAAAAATGAACCTGCCAGACCTCGAACAGCAAAGTAAGTCTGCCTTGGTCCATGATATCGGAAAAGCAGATTTGCCTGGCATGCTCCTTTTAAAACAAGACAAACTGACTAAACTGGAATTTGACATTATAAAGACTCACCCTTTGCTGGGGTACGATTATTTAAAAGGTCATTCTGAGACTGCCGGATATGCCGAACTTGCGAAAGTCCATCATGAAAGGATGGATGGAAGCGGATATCCTGACGGTTTGCTTGCTGAAGATCTTTCTTTAGCTTCCAGAATTTTGATGATTGCAGACGTTTACTCTGCTCTTACCTTAAAAAGAATGTATCGGGCGCCTCTTCCAGCAGAGGAAGCGTTAGCTACTCTTTCCCGTGACGCTCACCTTTACGACCAAGAGGTCCTGAAGCAGTTTATGCATCTGCTCCATATTTACCCTGCCGGAACAGAGGTTGTCTTAACAAATGGATGGACCTGTGCGGTAAAAGGACACACACCCAATTTTCCGTTTCTTTTATCTCTGGAAAATTTGGAGAGCGGAGAGCTTTTTCACATTCCTCCTGATTTTTCACTGAAGGTCGAGAATATCCTCGATTGGAGCGGGGCTGAGAAAAGCGTTTCCAAAAAAATACGGTGGGAACATTTTATCTCTGAATTAGTATCCGGAAATAAGGAGATGGCTTTCACACATTTTGAAGCGCTGGCCGACGGGATGCGGGTAGAGGATATATACAGACTTATCTTATGCAAGGCTGCCATGGAACTCGCCCAGTCCTATAAAGACCGTTTTCTCAGCCGAACAAGTCTTCACATCGCAGACGATATTCTTTGCCATATTCTGAATAAGAAAAGAGAATGCTACTCAAGCATGATATCCAACCGCCTGAAGGTGATGACCGTTTTCATCGAGAGTGAAACCTTTCATTTTCCCTGCATGATGTTTAACGACTTTTTTACAGCGAATGGCTGGGAGACGGTTAAGCATCTTGGATCTGAACCGCAGGAGATTGCGGAGCTGGCTGGAAAAAGAAAGCTAAAATATATTTGCTTTACCGTTACTAATAAGTATTCTCTAGCGACTGTCACTGCACTTGCTGATGCATTAAAAGCAATCAATCCAAATGTAATTCTAATGATTTTCAAGGAATTTTATACGACTGAACCAATTGAAAAGGGAGCAGCCGACTTCCTTGCATCAAGTCCTGAGATGGCTGTGCAGAGACTTTCCCTTTTAGAAAACCCTGATTTTTGGCAGCGGCATTTTAGTGAGAAATTTACTGCTGCAGACGGAGAATAA
- the secA gene encoding preprotein translocase subunit SecA, which yields MLGILNKVFDPNKRTVNRYEKIANEIDALGTQMEQLTDEALQAKTIEFKQRIEKGEKLDSLLNEAFAVVREASRRVTGMYPFKVQLMGGIALHEGNISEMKTGEGKTLTSTMPVYLNALSGEGVHIVTVNEYLASRDAVEMGRIYEFLGLTVGLNLNQLTKDEKRAAYAADITYSTNNELGFDYLRDNMVLYKEEMVQRPLNYAIIDEVDSILVDEARTPLIISGQAAKSTKLYMQANAFVRMLKLEDDYTFDIKTKGVQLTEDGITKAERAFGIENLFDISHVTLNHHINQALKAQVVMQNDVDYVVQDGEVVIVDSFTGRLMKGRRYSEGLHQAIEAKEGLDIQNESMTLATITFQNYFRMYKKLAGMTGTAKTEEEEFRNIYNMHVVAIPTNRDIVRDDRADLVYRSMQGKFLAVVEEVAQRHAVGQPVLVGTVAVETSELISQHLKKKGVPHSVLNAKNHASEAEIIELAGQKGAVTIATNMAGRGTDIKLGEGVRELGGLAVVGTERHESRRIDNQLRGRSGRQGDPGITQFYLSMEDELMRRFGSENMMNMMDRLGMDDTQPIQSKMVSRAVESAQKRVEGNNFDARKQLLQYDDVLRQQREVIYKQRFDVLDSENLRGIVEEMIKSTIERTVALYTPKEVVEEEWDFEGLVEFINATYLDEGALELNEIRGKDTEEIEEVILAKIKAKYDMKEEAFGLEQMREFEKVIVLRAVDSKWMDHIDAMDHLRQGIHLRAYGQNDPLREYQMEGFAMFEAMIASIEEDVAKYVMKAEIRNNLEREEVAKGQTAVHPKEGDEAPKKKPTRKVVEIGRNEMCECGSGKKYKNCCGK from the coding sequence ATGCTTGGAATCTTGAATAAAGTGTTCGATCCAAATAAACGCACAGTGAACCGCTACGAAAAAATAGCGAATGAAATAGATGCGCTGGGTACTCAGATGGAACAGCTCACAGATGAGGCTCTTCAGGCTAAAACAATTGAATTTAAGCAACGTATTGAAAAAGGAGAAAAGCTAGACAGCCTCCTTAATGAAGCATTTGCTGTCGTTCGCGAGGCTTCACGCCGCGTAACTGGCATGTATCCATTTAAAGTTCAGCTCATGGGGGGGATTGCCCTTCATGAAGGAAATATATCTGAAATGAAAACCGGGGAAGGTAAAACACTTACTTCCACCATGCCGGTTTATTTAAACGCGTTATCAGGAGAAGGCGTGCATATCGTGACAGTCAATGAATACCTGGCTAGCCGTGACGCCGTCGAAATGGGAAGAATCTATGAATTTTTAGGTCTGACCGTTGGCTTGAACCTAAATCAGCTTACGAAAGATGAGAAACGTGCAGCATATGCTGCTGATATTACGTACTCAACGAATAATGAGCTTGGTTTTGACTATTTGCGCGACAACATGGTCCTTTATAAAGAAGAGATGGTTCAGCGCCCGCTTAACTATGCCATCATTGATGAGGTCGACTCCATTCTCGTCGATGAAGCGCGTACTCCGTTGATTATCTCAGGACAGGCTGCCAAATCAACAAAGCTTTACATGCAGGCTAATGCATTTGTCCGCATGCTGAAGCTGGAAGATGATTATACGTTTGATATCAAAACGAAGGGTGTACAGCTTACAGAGGATGGGATTACAAAGGCTGAACGTGCGTTTGGCATTGAAAATCTGTTTGATATTTCCCATGTTACGCTGAACCACCATATTAACCAGGCACTGAAAGCCCAGGTTGTTATGCAAAACGATGTTGATTATGTGGTACAGGATGGTGAGGTTGTCATCGTTGACTCCTTTACCGGGCGTTTAATGAAGGGCCGCCGCTACAGCGAGGGCCTTCATCAGGCGATTGAGGCAAAAGAAGGCCTTGATATTCAAAATGAAAGCATGACGCTTGCAACGATTACCTTCCAAAACTATTTCCGTATGTATAAAAAGCTTGCCGGTATGACAGGTACAGCGAAGACGGAGGAAGAAGAGTTCCGCAACATTTACAACATGCACGTTGTCGCGATTCCAACAAACCGCGACATCGTCCGTGATGACCGTGCGGATCTTGTTTACCGCTCCATGCAAGGGAAATTCCTGGCTGTTGTGGAAGAAGTGGCACAGCGCCATGCTGTTGGCCAGCCGGTTCTTGTCGGAACTGTGGCGGTTGAAACGTCAGAGCTTATTTCCCAGCATTTGAAGAAAAAAGGCGTGCCGCACAGTGTCCTGAATGCGAAAAACCATGCCAGCGAAGCGGAAATTATTGAGCTTGCCGGGCAAAAAGGCGCGGTAACCATTGCGACAAATATGGCAGGACGGGGTACCGATATTAAGCTTGGTGAAGGTGTCAGAGAGCTTGGCGGATTAGCCGTAGTCGGCACCGAACGCCATGAATCACGACGGATTGATAACCAGCTCCGCGGACGTTCCGGACGTCAGGGAGATCCTGGTATTACCCAATTCTATCTTTCCATGGAAGATGAACTAATGCGCCGTTTCGGTTCTGAAAATATGATGAACATGATGGACCGTCTTGGAATGGATGATACTCAGCCAATCCAAAGTAAAATGGTTTCACGTGCAGTCGAATCTGCACAAAAACGTGTTGAGGGCAACAACTTCGATGCCCGTAAACAGCTTCTTCAATATGATGACGTTCTGCGCCAGCAGCGTGAAGTCATCTACAAACAGCGTTTTGATGTGCTCGATTCCGAAAATCTTCGCGGCATTGTAGAAGAGATGATCAAATCCACAATCGAGCGTACGGTTGCCCTTTATACTCCGAAAGAGGTAGTGGAGGAAGAGTGGGATTTCGAAGGACTCGTCGAATTCATAAATGCCACTTATTTAGATGAAGGCGCACTCGAACTGAACGAGATCCGCGGCAAGGATACGGAAGAAATTGAAGAAGTCATCCTCGCTAAGATCAAAGCGAAGTACGATATGAAGGAAGAAGCGTTCGGACTTGAGCAAATGCGTGAGTTTGAAAAAGTTATCGTTCTTCGTGCGGTTGATTCCAAATGGATGGATCATATCGATGCAATGGATCACCTGCGTCAGGGAATCCATCTTCGTGCCTACGGTCAAAATGATCCTCTCCGCGAGTATCAAATGGAAGGTTTCGCTATGTTCGAAGCGATGATCGCGTCTATTGAAGAGGACGTCGCTAAATATGTTATGAAAGCAGAAATCCGCAACAACCTTGAACGTGAAGAAGTGGCTAAAGGCCAAACTGCCGTTCATCCTAAAGAAGGCGACGAAGCCCCAAAGAAAAAACCAACCCGCAAAGTCGTTGAAATCGGCCGCAATGAAATGTGTGAATGCGGCAGCGGAAAAAAGTATAAGAATTGCTGCGGGAAATAA
- a CDS encoding ATP-binding protein — MSFHIETFEKNENEDAYISLDRSWCIQFINAQGAKLFRDTPNKCIGRNVMDYLKHDDARTFKALFTEAIQHKESSRLKLTYQIDGVLKRVEICVYPAESGISLVFKDMTAAYKVEKAIHAKNEKLTLLSETASGMIESQKPTELLDTLFNKLSDYLDLDVYINYMAKPSSGSLVLANYSGITAKEAKAIAVIEFGQAVCGAVAESKDAMIIENVQNSLESRVKIIKNLGIKAYVSHPLVSHGKLLGTLSFGSKTRSQFKASEIELIQTACTQLSNLLERICMIAELKKNNIALTQAKDAAEKASKAKSHFLSMMSHELRTPLHTIMGFSDILLDKKDEPLTNRQKEKISKISNAADHLLHVINDILDLVRLEKGKPFIKNEITPVKKIVKDSIKWILPFAETKGITIETNLHGQGEIFLTANKVRLKQIMLNLLSNAVKYNRDHGRIEVIVSQEIDFALIQIKDTGFGISKEDELRIFDPFFRSDSHYWDVEGSGVGLSLTKQLADEMGGSLGVKSTLGEGSLFWVKLPLK, encoded by the coding sequence ATGTCCTTCCATATTGAAACCTTTGAAAAAAATGAGAATGAAGATGCTTACATAAGCCTGGATCGTTCATGGTGTATTCAATTTATCAATGCACAAGGAGCCAAATTATTTAGAGATACTCCGAACAAGTGCATCGGCCGAAACGTGATGGATTATTTGAAACATGACGATGCCAGGACGTTTAAAGCTCTTTTTACAGAAGCGATCCAGCACAAAGAAAGCAGCCGCCTGAAGCTCACCTATCAAATCGATGGTGTATTGAAAAGGGTCGAAATCTGCGTCTATCCTGCAGAAAGCGGAATCAGCCTTGTATTCAAAGACATGACAGCAGCATACAAGGTTGAGAAGGCCATTCATGCTAAAAATGAAAAACTAACACTGCTAAGCGAGACAGCGAGCGGTATGATTGAGAGCCAGAAACCAACTGAGCTCCTTGACACCCTATTTAATAAGTTATCCGACTATCTCGACCTTGATGTTTATATTAACTATATGGCGAAGCCTTCTTCAGGAAGTTTGGTCCTCGCGAATTATTCAGGAATTACAGCAAAAGAGGCAAAAGCTATAGCTGTAATTGAATTTGGACAGGCTGTATGCGGAGCCGTAGCCGAGAGCAAGGATGCAATGATTATTGAAAATGTGCAAAATTCGCTGGAAAGCAGAGTCAAAATCATTAAAAATCTTGGGATAAAAGCCTATGTGTCCCATCCGCTCGTATCCCACGGCAAACTGCTTGGCACCTTGTCATTCGGCTCTAAAACCCGATCCCAATTCAAAGCTTCGGAAATTGAGCTCATTCAGACTGCTTGTACCCAGCTATCCAATCTGCTTGAGCGGATTTGCATGATTGCCGAACTGAAGAAAAACAATATTGCCCTTACGCAAGCAAAAGATGCCGCTGAGAAAGCAAGCAAAGCGAAATCTCATTTTCTATCAATGATGAGCCATGAACTGAGAACACCGCTTCATACAATTATGGGATTCTCCGATATTCTACTTGATAAAAAGGACGAACCATTAACGAACCGCCAGAAAGAGAAAATCAGTAAAATATCCAACGCAGCGGACCATCTGCTCCACGTCATTAACGATATCCTTGATTTGGTCAGGCTGGAAAAAGGAAAGCCATTCATAAAAAATGAAATCACTCCTGTAAAAAAAATTGTGAAAGACAGCATCAAATGGATCCTTCCTTTTGCTGAAACAAAGGGGATTACAATTGAAACAAACCTTCATGGCCAGGGTGAAATATTTCTTACAGCCAACAAAGTCCGGTTAAAGCAAATCATGCTCAACCTGCTTTCAAATGCCGTCAAATACAATCGCGATCATGGCCGTATCGAGGTGATCGTATCTCAAGAAATAGACTTCGCTCTCATCCAAATAAAAGATACCGGATTTGGAATATCAAAGGAAGATGAACTTCGGATTTTCGATCCATTTTTCAGATCGGACAGCCATTATTGGGATGTGGAAGGGTCCGGTGTGGGGTTATCGCTGACAAAGCAGCTGGCAGACGAAATGGGAGGATCTCTTGGAGTAAAAAGCACGCTTGGAGAAGGGAGCCTATTTTGGGTGAAACTCCCCCTTAAATAA
- the arcA gene encoding arginine deiminase — MLNAAGTDTLNVTSEIGTLRTVMLHRPGREVENLTPELLHKLLFDDIPYLPVIQEEHDIFAETLKDQGVEVLYLEKLAEEALHFGNAKEDFVDQLLKESKSNINGASESLKEFLLDLPGGQLISKIMSGVRTSEIDQGRKRHLYEFMTDQYPFYLDPMPNLYFTRDPAAVIGNGLTINRMHEGARRRESLFMEYIIRYHPRFASKEIPVWLNRDYDFPVEGGDELVLSKDTIAIGVSARTSARGIERLAVNLFQKQDQVKKVVAIEIPKSRAFMHLDTVFTMVDYDKFTIHPAIQGPAGEMNIYILEKHDEDPNRVAISTRTNLIETLKEVLHLNDVTLIPCGGGDAIVAAREQWNDGSNTLAIAPGVVVTYNRNYVSNRIMREHGIDVIDIPSSELSRGRGGPRCMSMPIVRDNL; from the coding sequence ATGCTGAATGCAGCCGGTACGGATACGCTCAATGTAACTTCAGAGATCGGAACACTAAGAACGGTGATGCTTCACCGGCCCGGAAGAGAAGTGGAGAATTTAACACCGGAGCTCTTACATAAATTGCTGTTTGATGATATTCCTTATTTGCCTGTTATTCAGGAAGAGCATGATATTTTCGCTGAAACCCTTAAAGATCAAGGAGTGGAGGTTCTCTATCTGGAAAAGCTTGCAGAAGAAGCTCTTCATTTTGGAAATGCAAAAGAAGATTTTGTTGATCAGCTATTAAAAGAGAGTAAGTCGAATATTAATGGTGCAAGTGAAAGCTTAAAAGAGTTTCTTCTTGATTTACCTGGCGGGCAGCTAATTTCTAAAATCATGTCAGGAGTTCGGACATCTGAAATTGATCAGGGACGGAAACGCCATTTATATGAATTTATGACGGACCAGTATCCGTTCTACTTGGATCCCATGCCAAATCTGTATTTTACAAGAGACCCGGCAGCAGTCATCGGAAACGGATTGACAATCAATCGTATGCATGAAGGAGCAAGAAGACGGGAGTCCTTGTTTATGGAATATATTATCCGCTATCATCCCCGCTTCGCATCGAAGGAAATTCCGGTATGGCTGAATCGGGACTATGATTTTCCGGTAGAAGGCGGAGATGAGCTGGTATTAAGCAAAGACACGATTGCAATCGGAGTTAGTGCGAGAACATCTGCACGCGGAATTGAACGGTTAGCAGTAAATTTGTTCCAAAAACAGGATCAGGTGAAAAAGGTAGTTGCAATCGAAATTCCAAAATCCCGGGCATTCATGCATCTGGATACGGTCTTTACAATGGTGGATTATGATAAATTTACGATTCATCCTGCGATTCAGGGGCCGGCGGGTGAAATGAACATTTACATTCTGGAAAAGCATGATGAAGATCCGAACAGGGTAGCTATTTCCACCCGGACTAATTTAATTGAAACGTTAAAGGAAGTTCTTCATTTGAACGATGTCACACTCATTCCATGCGGCGGGGGTGACGCAATTGTTGCAGCAAGAGAGCAGTGGAATGATGGGTCAAATACGCTTGCAATCGCTCCCGGTGTTGTGGTGACCTATAACCGGAACTATGTGTCTAACCGGATTATGCGGGAGCATGGAATTGATGTGATCGATATTCCAAGCTCCGAGCTTTCCCGTGGCAGGGGCGGCCCGCGCTGTATGAGCATGCCGATTGTAAGGGATAATTTATAA
- the raiA gene encoding ribosome-associated translation inhibitor RaiA → MRYSVRGENIEVTPALRDYVEKKIGKLERYFQESVDADVHVNLSYYSDMESKVEVTIPMTNLVLRGEEHNEDMYAAIDLVTNKLERQIRKHKTKVNRKFRDQDSAKLMFANGNPVETPTAVQTQEEDEDTMEVVRTKRFTLKPMDSEEAILQMNMLGHNFFVFTNAESNRTNVVYKRKDGKYGVIEPNE, encoded by the coding sequence ATGAGATACAGTGTCAGAGGGGAAAATATTGAGGTAACTCCAGCTTTAAGAGATTACGTGGAGAAGAAGATTGGGAAGCTTGAAAGGTACTTTCAGGAGTCCGTGGATGCAGATGTTCACGTGAATCTCAGTTACTACAGTGATATGGAATCCAAGGTAGAGGTTACAATCCCAATGACGAATCTCGTCCTTCGCGGCGAAGAGCATAATGAGGATATGTATGCGGCTATCGATCTTGTGACGAACAAGCTTGAGCGCCAAATTCGAAAACACAAAACAAAGGTTAATCGCAAGTTCCGTGACCAGGATTCAGCTAAACTGATGTTTGCGAATGGAAATCCGGTTGAAACGCCAACTGCCGTTCAGACTCAGGAAGAAGATGAAGACACCATGGAAGTCGTGAGAACGAAGCGTTTCACGTTGAAACCAATGGATAGTGAAGAAGCGATTCTTCAGATGAATATGCTGGGGCATAATTTCTTCGTCTTTACGAATGCAGAATCGAACCGCACAAATGTTGTTTACAAAAGAAAAGATGGAAAATACGGCGTCATTGAGCCGAACGAATAA
- a CDS encoding antibiotic biosynthesis monooxygenase family protein, with protein sequence MYIVHSTFNVPENKADEVISIYKTRSKMVDQYEGFHSFQLLQNEKKKGELTVQIEWETKDHYMKWVQSDAFKKVHEHEKNYPDQELAAIVPTVKKYEVVAT encoded by the coding sequence TTGTATATCGTTCATTCTACATTTAACGTACCTGAGAATAAAGCAGATGAGGTCATTTCCATTTATAAAACAAGATCGAAAATGGTTGATCAGTATGAAGGTTTCCATTCCTTTCAGCTCCTTCAAAATGAAAAGAAAAAGGGAGAGCTTACGGTTCAAATTGAATGGGAAACGAAAGATCATTATATGAAATGGGTCCAAAGCGACGCCTTTAAAAAGGTGCATGAGCATGAGAAAAACTACCCTGATCAAGAGCTTGCAGCCATTGTGCCGACTGTGAAAAAGTATGAGGTGGTTGCGACGTGA
- a CDS encoding alpha/beta fold hydrolase: MEQHAVLPVRQRQNRWRKAAFVGSGLGIVAANAFYGLSSYIIWRAMHPPKIALKKHPENYGIRTEEVQFSSSDGLSLKGWWMPAGNSKKVVVFSHAYGLNRYNMPFPIFDLVKVFQSQGYNVLMYDFRNAGESDGNETTIALKEQLDLNGAIEFVKAEKNMDHIVLIGWSMGASTSLLAGCMNEDVKGIIADSPFASLDSYVLDSFQYWTKLPRFIGRVSSYVTKLNFLGFKPHLVKPIEVVRETRNKKMMIIHAKNDPAISCTESERMKLANDGIDLWQPEMGGHIEAYRLNKQEYEERVISFLRECSY, encoded by the coding sequence GTGGAACAGCATGCAGTACTCCCGGTGAGACAAAGGCAAAACCGCTGGAGAAAAGCGGCCTTTGTGGGATCGGGTTTAGGAATCGTTGCAGCGAACGCGTTTTATGGATTGAGTTCATATATTATTTGGAGAGCGATGCATCCTCCGAAAATTGCACTGAAAAAGCATCCTGAGAATTACGGAATTCGAACGGAAGAGGTTCAGTTTTCAAGCTCAGATGGGTTATCTTTAAAGGGCTGGTGGATGCCAGCAGGGAATAGCAAAAAGGTCGTGGTGTTTTCGCATGCTTACGGCCTTAACCGTTATAATATGCCATTTCCGATTTTTGATCTCGTAAAAGTATTTCAGTCCCAGGGTTACAACGTATTAATGTATGACTTCAGAAATGCCGGGGAATCTGATGGGAATGAAACGACAATTGCTTTGAAGGAACAGCTTGATTTAAATGGAGCGATTGAATTTGTAAAGGCAGAGAAAAACATGGATCACATCGTCTTAATCGGCTGGTCAATGGGGGCGAGTACCTCCCTTCTTGCAGGCTGTATGAATGAGGATGTGAAAGGGATTATTGCGGACAGTCCATTTGCAAGTCTTGATTCCTATGTTTTGGATTCCTTTCAATATTGGACAAAGCTGCCGCGTTTTATCGGAAGAGTTTCTTCTTATGTAACAAAGCTTAATTTCCTTGGCTTTAAGCCTCATCTTGTTAAACCGATCGAGGTCGTGAGAGAGACGAGGAATAAGAAAATGATGATTATCCACGCGAAAAATGATCCGGCAATCTCTTGTACGGAAAGCGAGAGAATGAAGCTTGCTAATGACGGAATAGATTTGTGGCAGCCGGAAATGGGAGGCCACATCGAAGCATATAGATTAAATAAGCAGGAGTATGAAGAGAGAGTGATTTCTTTTTTAAGGGAATGCTCTTATTAG